One Dysidea avara chromosome 7, odDysAvar1.4, whole genome shotgun sequence genomic region harbors:
- the LOC136260924 gene encoding uncharacterized protein, giving the protein MASSSPRSTLRNNKEMTSTTKRPTSTTHAAKQSLPRPSHPIKPPTKGQSKETEEHLLITSDPYTLEEFGKHFQLPQMVRVYSGYYGSTEQFSISEGEELILYFIKSTKAVKASTQSKSESYYLPLNSLLQFSYYDIASTSNARFSHHYKKVRDLIQRNAGLPKIVKVLKSIYGLSEETSVSEGDVVFPMKVSGKGNDTTLWCTNKDRKVLKLNQSCVGNFSTDPSDIRMYLHEYIEHVNEFPALFLIFGGQEQSKNLRELDGTVLVLEGVLPFRSYICSTEIFGKSDYSIIELPMAMPIQIQRMERPSIYMQPIYHKVRHTYENFNPSMVKRSMYPVQSLEAQKFYEQLTKDNRSSPYELERPQAIYENIPGEKKVMKQIPSIVPVASPPLPARRIPIPVNPSGPSLPPTIPLGTVNTKPSRVTVIPSEMTMLPDNKESTQNTVSSVNNSPYPITTSTPEENTAYLKMMDVETVLQLLDDMNLAEYKASFQHEQVDGELLVALTKDELEDLGVTKKIHQLRLLKLIDGSSSAKKYEGGLYCTFSKSADLVHK; this is encoded by the coding sequence ATGGCAAGCTCTTCACCAAGGAGTACTCTTAGAAACAACAAAGAAATGACGAGTACTACAAAGAGACCTACAAGTACAACACATGCCGCTAAGCAATCACTGCCACGCCCATCACACCCAATCAAGCCACCAACTAAGGGGCAGTCTAAAGAAACAGAAGAGCATTTACTCATAACATCAGACCCATACACATTGGAGGAATTTGGTAAGCATTTTCAGTTGCCTCAAATGGTCCGCGTTTATTCAGGATACTATGGATCAACTGAACAATTCAGTATATCAGAAGGAGAGGAGCTGATACTGTACTTTATCAAATCTACAAAAGCTGTTAAGGCATCAACACAATCCAAGTCAGAGAGTTATTATCTCCCGCTTAATTCCTTGCTTCAGTTCAGTTACTATGACATAGCATCTACCAGCAATGCTAGATTTTCTCATCACTACAAGAAAGTGAGAGACTTAATACAAAGAAATGCAGGCCTACCCAAAATAGTAAAAGTATTGAAGTCCATATACGGTTTATCTGAAGAGACATCTGTATCAGAAGGTGACGTTGTTTTTCCAATGAAAGTGTCTGGAAAAGGAAATGATACAACACTTTGGTGCACAAATAAAGATAGAAAAGTGCTAAAACTGAACCAGAGTTGTGTGGGCAATTTTTCAACTGACCCATCTGATATACGAATGTATCTTCATGAATATATAGAGCACGTCAATGAGTTTCCAGCTCTGTTTCTAATTTTTGGTGGACAAGAGCAGTCAAAGAATCTTCGTGAACTTGATGGCACCGTTCTTGTCTTGGAAGGTGTACTGCCATTTCGCAGTTACATTTGCAGCACTGAGATATTTGGTAAGTCTGATTATTCAATAATTGAGCTCCCAATGGCTATGCCAATTCAAATACAACGTATGGAACGGCCATCTATTTACATGCAGCCAATATACCACAAGGTTCGTCATACCTACGAAAATTTCAATCCATCCATGGTCAAAAGAAGCATGTATCCTGTACAAAGCCTTGAAGCACAGAAATTTTATGAACAACTCACCAAAGATAACAGGAGTTCACCCTATGAGTTGGAACGACCACAAGCTATTTATGAGAACATACCAGGAGAGAAGAAGGTAATGAAACAGATACCTAGCATTGTGCCTGTTGCTAGCCCTCCACTGCCCGCCAGAAGAATACCCATACCTGTAAACCCATCAGGCCCATCTTTACCACCAACAATTCCATTAGGTACGGTTAATACTAAACCATCAAGAGTGACTGTGATTCCTTCAGAGATGACTATGCTTCCAGACAACAAGGAATCCACTCAAAATACTGTGTCATCAGTAAACAACAGCCCTTATCCAATTACTACCTCAACACCAGAGGAAAACACTGCCTACTTAAAGATGATGGATGTAGAAACTGTGTTACAGCTACTTGATGATATGAATCTCGCTGAGTACAAGGCAAGTTTTCAACATGAGCAAGTTGATGGTGAGTTACTGGTTGCACTCACAAAAGATGAATTAGAAGACCTTGGAGTCACAAAGAAGATTCACCAGCTGCGACTGCTTAAGCTAATAGATGGTTCTTCTTCTGCTAAGAAATATGAAGGAGGGCTGTATTGCACCTTCTCCAAATCTGCTGACCTGGTACATAAATGA
- the LOC136261092 gene encoding latrophilin-like protein LAT-2 — protein sequence MNTYLIFTIVLTRGLTISTTTDILRCVKNTDTFGVTWPDAAADTNVTIPCPAGTGNSSRICNSTGNWQPSVITECRSYVIPSQVYNLNSTSQQEIVIDISKQLVIVTEPSSNTSAFPSDLSAIVTALNILISIGSTNDAIMQEDFVENIFEIHENILTGYNIPGWLQLQEIDRGLCEVFLLNVEKFSIQWAGTLNVSQSKAMIGHNIVISVEMRKVNSDEETPNVIWPQQHILDSAGLFNTTGSSASVRIPSSFMRKAGMASETGETLVVHVAYQNFLLTSTNTNDDDRSTAHPVSLILSSTVIAAESASVTMTPTMDNDPVILTFDFSLVNNVEGFRNLRCGFWDAELDQGSEVEPGGWSNGGVSIDSVENTTITCTSTHLTNFAALVGVSGATQDMSKPTRKALSVVSYIGCGISMVCLIASIILLIIFRKTFNSTVHNFTHLNLTIALLLALTVFVSGVETATKHRAACTVVAALLHYFFTAVFTWMLCEGIILYILLVKVFNTGVGQRKLFFFTLGWGLPIPIVAIPVGIAHDQYGTDDYCWISTEEGVIWAFTAPMLIIIMLIIIMVIVLDYLVRIANLQSSQF from the exons ATGAACACATATCTAATCTTTACGATTGTGCTCACTAGAGGACTGACTATTAGCACCACAACAG ATATTTTAAGATGTGTGAAAAATACTGATACGTTTGGAGTCACTTGGCCAGACGCAGCAGCTGATACAAATGTCACCATTCCCTGCCCAGCTGGAACTG GTAATTCTAGTCGCATCTGTAACAGTACTGGAAACTGGCAACCATCTGTTATTACAGAATGTAGATCATACGTGATACCCTCACAG GTGTATAACTTAAACAGCACATCTCAGCAGGAAATTGTCATTGATATCAGTAAACAACTTGTAATTGTTACTGAGCCATCATCAAACACATCTGCTTTTCCAAGTGACCTCAGTGCTATCGTAACTGCTTTAAACATCCTTATAAG CATTGGCTCTACCAACGATGCCATTATGCAGGAAGACTTTGTTGAG AATATATTTGAAATCCATGAAAACATTCTTACTGGCTATAATATTCCAGGATGGCTGCAGCTTCAAGAG ATTGATCGTGGACTATGTGAAGTGTTTTTATTGAATGTAGAAAAGTTTAGCATACAGTGGGCAGGCACATTGAATGTTTCTCAAAGTAAAGCAATGATTGGTCACAATATAG TCATATCAGTTGAAATGAGAAAGGTTAACAGCGATGAAGAAACACCAAATGTGATTTGGCCACAACAACACATACTAGACTCTGCAGGGCTCTTCAACACCACTGGTTCTTCTGCTTCAGTGAGAATTCCATCCAGCTTTATGAGAAAAGCTGGCATGGCTTCAG AAACTGGGGAAACTTTAGTGGTACATGTAGCATACCAAAACTTCCTTCTTACAAGCACAAATAC GAATGATGATGATCGTAGCACTGCTCACCCAGTCAGTTTAATATTATCTAGTACAGTTATTGCTGCAGAATCAGCATCAGTGACAATGACTCCAACAATGGACAATGATCCTGTAATACTGACTTTTGATTTTTCTTTGGTA AACAACGTAGAAGGATTCAGGAACTTGAGATGTGGATTCTGGGATGCTGAACTAGATCAAGGAAG TGAGGTAGAACCAGGTGGTTGGTCCAATGGTGGAGTAAGCATTGATTCAGTTGAAAACACAACCATCACTTGTACTAGTACACACTTGACTAACTTTGCTGCATTGGTGGGTGTATCTGGAGCTACTCAG GATATGTCTAAACCTACAAGAAAGGCACTGTCTGTTGTTTCTTACATTGGTTGTGGAATTTCCATGGTTTGCCTAATTGCATCTATCATCTTGTTAATAATATTCAG GAAAACATTTAACAGCACTGTCCACAATTTTACTCATCTTAATCTAACCATTGCTCTGTTACTAGCTTTAACAGTATTTGTTAGTGGAGTTGAGACGGCAACCAAACATAGG GCTGCATGTACAGTGGTAGCAGCTCTACTACACTACTTCTTCACTGCTGTGTTCACCTGGATGTTGTGTGAGGGTATAATCCTATATATCCTGCTGGTCAAAGTGTTCAATACTGGAGTAGGACAAAGGAAATTGTTTTTCTTTACTTTGGGATGGG GACTGCCAATTCCAATAGTTGCCATACCTGTTGGAATAGCACATGATCAATATGGCACTGATGACTA ttgttggaTATCTACTGAAGAAGGAGTTATTTGGGCATTTACAGCTCCAATGCTTATCATTATAATGCTTATCATTATAATGGTAATAGTGCTAGATTACTTAGTCCGCATTGCTAATTTACAGTCATCACAATTTTAG